A region of the Arctopsyche grandis isolate Sample6627 chromosome 10, ASM5162203v2, whole genome shotgun sequence genome:
atttgctttttcgaccgtttcacattcggtcccgtgaggtagacccccctTATTTATATAGCTATCGACATTGAATTCGTTTCTAGTGGAAATACAACATAGTTAAATATACATTCTCACTTCCGGATACGTTTAGCGATGATGAATTACCGTAGACAAATCGATTATGTACATGTAACGCaggcattaaaaattaaaatttaaatattggatCGGTGCGCGGTGTATGGCCGCGTCTAGTGTCGTTACGGCGTTGTTGTTGAAGTTTCAACGGTTTAAGGCGGCAGTGGAGGCGGACGGTTTCTCGTCTCTGATGACGAATCGTCATGTCTGATGACGATGGAGGTGAGCGAAGAAGTGACAGAAAGCCAGCGACGATTCCCAACCTCCCAGCTCCATCAACGGGACTCTCTCAAGTCGAGGCCTACTGTTCACAATTCGGAAGACACCAACTCAAAAGATACTTACTGCCATGCAATTCTGATACTTCTCTTTCTACTACTAATCTTGTCAGTactaatatttatgttttacaCGTACTTCTTTCAAACATTTgatgaaattattcaataattgtTTTTCACTGTATTCATTTTACTTGTTTTATATAATGCATGTTAGTATATTCTGCGCAAAAATGCAGTCTGATTAAATTTTGACACATACAAATGCTCTATATGAAAATGTTGTTTTCCAATTATAGTGCTTTcacgttaaatttatttttttcagacaACATCCGATGATATGCCAATGTCTGCAATCGATATTGATACTCGAATGGTGTACTTGGATCAAATTTACAATccaatatgtacaaaatctaattttaCTGATACCCTGAATAAACAGACGATTTCTAAAAGTGAAGAATCTTTATCAGAAATTTCTAAAGAAATTCAAGATggtaactatacatacatatatactgaaatgtatcatattatattacatatattttttaatttgaaaaaaatccattttattACTAGACGATGTTGAAAATCAAGATCAATTAATCAACAAAACAGTTTCTCCACCGAGTAGTGTCACTTCGAGGAAGCTCGAATGGGACTCTCTTGCCGACATCGGTTATGCAAATGTTGATCAAATTAAAATAGCCCGTGGGAATCCTTTGAGTACCATAGAAAGAATGGCTCTTGAAACGCATCACAAAAGTGATTTAACCGTTGACTTTGAAGGCGATGACGCTTTCAAAAGTAGTGTACACGTAAAATTCAGATCAACTTTAGGCACTCCTGATGCTCAATCTACACCTCTGATCGGTCCTGTAATTGCAAAGTGTTCGAATCGCAATACTAAAAAGATGAAAGAATTCGCTAGTCCTTATAAATCTGTTAAACCAAAGGTAAATTTAAGAAAGAGAAGTGTCAGTAAATATAAAAGGaaacatacaaaatttaacTTAAAAAGAAACATTTCAATTAACGTCGATGTAAATACCAAAGATTCCCAATCGGAATCTAATTCAAACTCTAATGTCGAACAGAAAGAAGGTGATGCAAATCAAAACCCTTTATCTATTGTTGAGAGACTATCTAAATCTATTCAAACATCGGCGTCCTCTCAAAATTCTGAGATCTCTCCTATTATTAGTGGATCGGCGACAAGTCTTAAAAACACAGAACGTGATGAAGAAATTCAAACGCCTTCATTTAATCTACAACAGGAAACTCAAACGTCGTCATCGCTTTCACACCAAGAAAACTGTGATATCGTCGCGATGATTTCTACAATGGAAGACAACAATGCTAACTCTGATGAGAGTCTCTTATCCAAAGCCCAAAGCTTCGAATTTATGCCTGGGCATGTTTACTATGAAAAGTATTCCCCCAACGATGATAAACCACCATCTCCAAAAACAACTGTAGAAAGTAATCCGCAATCGGCGCGAAAATCTGTCGATTTGAGTGAGCAAACATCTGCTGGGAAATATGACTTCAAATTATCAACATATCCTCCTAAGAAACAAAATGTTTCTAATGTTGATGCCGTCAACGAGCTTGTTCATTTGAGGCACACTGATcctgttttaaaaaaaaggctgGCCAAAAAAATACTTCAACTCTTGGATAAAACGGACGTTTCTAGTAATAGTAACAGTGACTTTATATCGATTGATAGCCAGAATCAAACCGGCAAAGATAAAACTCTCCGGATAGTTATTAAAGATAGTGAATGTCAGACTGAGAATGCAAATCCTAATGTACCGAAAAGTGAACCTGTCGATACTAAAATTATTGAAGATCCAAATGAAAATAGTTCAGATTCTGGAAAAAAATCACTCAAAAACGctaaaattcaaaacataaacaaatattgtcaAACATCACCCAACAGTTCGAGCAGCTTTTCGTCAAAATTGTCAAAAGATTCAGATAAGCGCACTTTATATGATGAatatttaaagtcaaaaatGCGAGAAAAGTTATTGAAAAAGGAGTATGTCGTCAAAAAAATGTCAGATTGTTCCCCGAAGAAAGCAACCGTACTTCCACTCAAATCGCGCAATCAAATAGCGGGAGATATAGCATCAACCGAACGAGAACTTAAGAAAATTAAcgatgaaatattgaaattggtACTTTTAAAACTCAAACTAGAAAATAAACACGAATCAAAATCGACATCGAAAAGTTTAAGCTCCAATTCGTCGGAATTTCAAACTCAAGGTGCGGATTCGTATGATGTTGATTCAAAAACGTTCTCGGGACATTACGCAcctaatattaatattgaagtaccatctttaaatttaaaatccagCTCCGATGAGTTGAATGATATTTCCGAACAGAGGAAATTGAAAAGTCCCGTTAAAAGCAAGTCTTCCCATTCGGAGAAATCTGATATTAATAAAGCATACAAACCGGATTCTGCCGACACTGTGAAAGGTACTCGTACTTGTAATTGTAAcagtaaaaatgaaatttgttgTTTTTGCGATTACAGCAAGTCTAATTCGGACGCCATTTCGAGTGATAGTAAAGAACCGATTGATGCAAAAATGAAACGTCTCAAAGAAAATTATACAAAGTATCAAAAATGCAAGGTGATGAGGGCATTCATGAAAGATTACGATGCACTCATTGCAAAATATCAGCAAATGAAAGTTTCACCGACGGAACGTGTCTCTCAAAAGATTCGAAACGGCAATGAAAAATTAACGCAACGGATTTCATTAGAAAAGGAAACTTCTAGATCAGCAGTGAAACAAGATTGTCAAGATTTAGATTCTAATTTAcccaaattcaaattaaacgcATGTGAAACCGAAGAAGATGAATTggaattgataaaaaataaatttaatttcttattGAGTGGAACCTCCACACCGCATGCTGCAAGTGAAATCAACCAAAGAGATGATAGCAAAATGAGCACTTCACGATCCAAAGCAGGAGTTGATCAATCTACTCTAAAAGAGATGTTGATTTTGATGAAAAGATTTGAGAAACATTTAAATACGGCTAAAAATTCTCCCGTTGCTAAGACTGATATGACGACTCAAGTCACTCCATCGATGTCTACGAATTCAAAATTGAGCACTTCACAAACTGGAGACAATATTGATCAGTCTGTGCTAAATGAAATGTTgactttgataaaaaaatttgaaaaacgctTAAATTTAGCTAAAAGCTCTCTAGTTCCAAAAATTGATATGACAACACAAGTCACACCGTCCGTGTCCATGAGCTCCAAACAAGAGCTTAAAAATAAAGCAACTGAAAAACCAAAATCATCTTCTGATAAGATAGTTGAAGAAGTGCAACATTCCAATGAgaataaaattattcagaaaGAAAATGCAGCTAGAATAAAATTGCCTTGcccttgtaaaataaaaaatgatctgATAAAATGCAAAAAAGCTCTTAAGCAAAGCAAAACGTATCCCAAATCTATAGCGTACAATTTAATATTGGAACCGAGCGAGAGCATAATCGACGAATCGATTCAAATGAGAAGCAAAAATGTGCTAGATGAAATAGTCGTGAAAGTACCTAAAACGAGACATAAGATGAATGATCAGGTGGTGCGGGATGTGAAAGAAAGGGCTTCGGCAGTCACTCAATTGTATTTGGATAGTATGGGTTCGACAGACGAGCAATTGAAAGATATGAGCAGCTTAAATGATGACAATGCAACTACTCTATCGAGTGTCGCTGCCGAAGATCAACAGTCGACCCCCAAATATATTGTCAATGAGTTGAACGATGAAGGAAAATCTGGGGGCGGTGAATTCATCCGAAAAAATACGATGACCGTGGAAgactatttgaataaaaatcggCCCCGGTTTGCCGACAAGGCCGATAAACGTCAGGAATATATTAGAGAATTTTACGATGCAaagtcagtattttttttttgtggtttgatttatttagaaatcaaataattttacgtgtgttttttttagaaaGAATTATGAAACCCAAAGAAGAAAGTTATTAGAAAAAGATATATTGAATATAGCCGATTTGAAAGGAAACGGTCTACCAGATGCGCccgttttaaaatataacaaattgcCTCTTCCAGGTTAGTTTCTTTTGTATTTAtggtatatacaaatttattaaactTTATTGAAAGTACtaatgtccaattttcagtaaatAGAAAAATTTTCAATGCCAAAGATATTGTAAAAAGGACTGCACGTCGATGTCAAAGGCTTCCTGAggttttggaaaggaaaagGTTTTTAAAGAAAGAACGTCAGACGAAAGCGAATAGATTGATGTCTGAATTATTTGTGAAggtatttcatttgtttatttgtgaTTAACTTTTCATTATAATCGGCTTTAAttgaatgtgtatttttttgtttgttttagaaACTGCAGCAGAAAGCGTTGAAAGGAATCGTAAACATTTCGCATAATTCAGATATTATATCGTTGTAATTGTTTAgataattaaataacaaaagGTTGTACAAAAACTGtaatgtcaatatttttaatgtagttATTGGGCATCACAAAAAGTGACGTTTTATTTCTTAAGAAGTCATTTGAAGGGACAAATATGaaagaatatatttattgatgtaaaattaaattaaagtgacAAAAATGTAAATGTTTATTGAAGAATTAATGAATTATTCATGCCACGAATTAGGGCAGTATTTTTCAAGTTGGATTTTGTGATGTATTTTAGGTCTTATTATGAAAGTGCTACAAATGATGCCTTGatatagaaaaatatgtattgttaagattaaataaaaatgttttttattgaaatacacgagtaatatacatagatcttatttaagaaatgttttttttaaattagagtTTTTAGAAAACCAGATGATAGGAAGATCCCTATCGTAAATGCATatagtacactctcgattatccgggctaatgctggggaggaatcatcaaatttttacTTGGTTTCGAATGTagtatcatatttacaacacaaatttttgtttcatatttttaatacccattatttattaagaaaaacgctcatagttaagcagataagtGGCCGTTAGTAGTTATTACTAGTGTACCGTTTTATGACTAATGTTACCACTGGTATTTTCTTCACTTGTAGTGTCGCTCTCATTTTCTTCCTCTTGAGAAACAAAAACGATATCTGCATCATCCATGCGTTTAAAACCTGGGtcacttaaatcatgattgagccactcctcgatgttttccttatccacgttttcaaatcattttaaattttccaataatccacatatttcagatatatcattTGCTTCATTCTCTTCAGAATCCTCTAAATCTGTTTACATGTCAGGAAGAATATTTCTCCATGATCGAACAAGTGTTACTGGCTTTACTTTTGACCAAGATTGTGTTATTCCGTGTATAGCATCCAATATCCtcatttttttccagaaattgatcaGGTCTTGCTCAACAAGAGTTTTCAGAGGACTTTGACGACAAAGACGTTTCATTGATGATGACACATTAGGGAGCAAAAGTTTTGCAACCATAAGTCCatcgtttgtttttaatatgcTTTCGTTCGGATGAGAAGGAGCATTATCTAACAACAATACTGCTTTCTATggcaattcattattttttttttaaatcttgcatCTCTGGaaaccatttattttttaaccaatcttcaaaaaatcccTTGTCCATCCATGCCTCTTTctgactataataacactgagtaacaaaaaatcacgtttttaagTTACCAGCGCGCAGACTAACCaacctttactaagtttgacccactgac
Encoded here:
- the LOC143917786 gene encoding uncharacterized protein LOC143917786 gives rise to the protein MSDDDGGERRSDRKPATIPNLPAPSTGLSQVEAYCSQFGRHQLKRYLLPCNSDTSLSTTNLTTSDDMPMSAIDIDTRMVYLDQIYNPICTKSNFTDTLNKQTISKSEESLSEISKEIQDDDVENQDQLINKTVSPPSSVTSRKLEWDSLADIGYANVDQIKIARGNPLSTIERMALETHHKSDLTVDFEGDDAFKSSVHVKFRSTLGTPDAQSTPLIGPVIAKCSNRNTKKMKEFASPYKSVKPKVNLRKRSVSKYKRKHTKFNLKRNISINVDVNTKDSQSESNSNSNVEQKEGDANQNPLSIVERLSKSIQTSASSQNSEISPIISGSATSLKNTERDEEIQTPSFNLQQETQTSSSLSHQENCDIVAMISTMEDNNANSDESLLSKAQSFEFMPGHVYYEKYSPNDDKPPSPKTTVESNPQSARKSVDLSEQTSAGKYDFKLSTYPPKKQNVSNVDAVNELVHLRHTDPVLKKRLAKKILQLLDKTDVSSNSNSDFISIDSQNQTGKDKTLRIVIKDSECQTENANPNVPKSEPVDTKIIEDPNENSSDSGKKSLKNAKIQNINKYCQTSPNSSSSFSSKLSKDSDKRTLYDEYLKSKMREKLLKKEYVVKKMSDCSPKKATVLPLKSRNQIAGDIASTERELKKINDEILKLVLLKLKLENKHESKSTSKSLSSNSSEFQTQGADSYDVDSKTFSGHYAPNINIEVPSLNLKSSSDELNDISEQRKLKSPVKSKSSHSEKSDINKAYKPDSADTVKGTRTCNCNSKNEICCFCDYSKSNSDAISSDSKEPIDAKMKRLKENYTKYQKCKVMRAFMKDYDALIAKYQQMKVSPTERVSQKIRNGNEKLTQRISLEKETSRSAVKQDCQDLDSNLPKFKLNACETEEDELELIKNKFNFLLSGTSTPHAASEINQRDDSKMSTSRSKAGVDQSTLKEMLILMKRFEKHLNTAKNSPVAKTDMTTQVTPSMSTNSKLSTSQTGDNIDQSVLNEMLTLIKKFEKRLNLAKSSLVPKIDMTTQVTPSVSMSSKQELKNKATEKPKSSSDKIVEEVQHSNENKIIQKENAARIKLPCPCKIKNDLIKCKKALKQSKTYPKSIAYNLILEPSESIIDESIQMRSKNVLDEIVVKVPKTRHKMNDQVVRDVKERASAVTQLYLDSMGSTDEQLKDMSSLNDDNATTLSSVAAEDQQSTPKYIVNELNDEGKSGGGEFIRKNTMTVEDYLNKNRPRFADKADKRQEYIREFYDAKKNYETQRRKLLEKDILNIADLKGNGLPDAPVLKYNKLPLPVNRKIFNAKDIVKRTARRCQRLPEVLERKRFLKKERQTKANRLMSELFVKKLQQKALKGIVNISHNSDIISL